Proteins co-encoded in one Afipia sp. P52-10 genomic window:
- a CDS encoding MFS transporter produces the protein MADLRALRPVWPILLGAALMLSLSLGLRQSLGLFAPQLTRDLAISMSDFTFAIAVQNLAWGVLQAVAGALVVKYGFRPLLLGGAALYVVGLALLASAQGFLLVLIGAGVCLGISMSCTASALANSVASRAVPAHVRSLVLGGVTAVGSLGSLLAAPLGQALAEGFGWRTGVIGFAILALGMLPAAWFASKVDAIPLPATSAHEIGGTSVGQALRAAATHAPFVVMACAYFVCGMQLVFLTTHLPSYLALCGMDPMLSAQALGAIGGFNILGSFFFGWAGQRWNKLALLGIIYISRSIVLTFYFIAPPTPTTTLIFASIMGFLWLGVSPLTAGAVAEMFGLRWQPMIQGIAFVSHQLGSCLGAFGGGVLYDALGSYTLAWQIGVSLGLTAGIVQIAFALWRPPSQSAVAMG, from the coding sequence TTCGCCCCGCAGCTCACCCGTGATCTGGCGATCTCGATGTCGGATTTCACCTTCGCCATCGCCGTGCAGAACCTTGCCTGGGGCGTGCTGCAGGCGGTCGCGGGCGCGCTCGTGGTCAAATACGGCTTCCGGCCGCTGCTGCTCGGCGGCGCCGCGCTCTACGTGGTCGGCCTTGCGCTGCTCGCGAGCGCGCAAGGGTTCCTGCTGGTGCTGATCGGCGCCGGTGTCTGCCTCGGCATCTCGATGTCATGCACCGCGTCCGCGCTCGCCAACTCGGTCGCCTCGCGCGCGGTGCCCGCGCATGTGCGCAGCCTGGTGCTCGGTGGCGTCACCGCGGTCGGCTCGCTCGGTTCGCTGCTGGCGGCGCCGCTCGGGCAGGCGCTGGCCGAAGGGTTCGGCTGGCGCACCGGTGTCATCGGCTTCGCCATCCTCGCGCTCGGCATGCTGCCCGCGGCGTGGTTCGCCAGCAAGGTCGATGCGATCCCGCTGCCCGCCACCTCCGCGCATGAGATCGGCGGCACCAGTGTCGGCCAGGCGCTGCGCGCCGCCGCGACCCATGCGCCGTTCGTGGTGATGGCCTGCGCCTATTTCGTCTGCGGCATGCAGCTCGTGTTCCTGACGACGCATCTGCCGTCCTATCTCGCGCTGTGCGGCATGGACCCGATGCTCAGCGCGCAGGCGCTCGGCGCGATCGGCGGCTTCAACATTCTCGGCAGCTTCTTCTTCGGCTGGGCGGGCCAGCGCTGGAACAAGCTGGCGCTGCTCGGCATCATCTACATCAGCCGCTCGATCGTGCTGACGTTCTACTTCATCGCGCCGCCGACGCCGACCACCACGCTGATCTTCGCCTCGATCATGGGCTTCCTCTGGCTCGGCGTCAGCCCGCTGACGGCAGGCGCCGTGGCGGAGATGTTCGGCCTGCGCTGGCAGCCGATGATCCAGGGCATCGCCTTCGTCAGCCACCAGCTCGGCAGCTGCCTCGGCGCGTTCGGCGGCGGCGTGCTGTACGATGCGCTCGGCTCCTACACGCTCGCCTGGCAGATCGGCGTGTCGCTCGGGCTCACCGCCGGCATCGTGCAGATCGCCTTCGCGCTGTGGCGTCCGCCGTCGCAGTCCGCCGTGGCGATGGGGTAG